CTGAACTCCAGGTGTAAGGTCCTGATGTGGATGAATGCAGGGTGGGAAAAGGAGGGGTTTCTGCTGCACAGGAAAGACCTACATCCACTTGGGGCTGGTGGAGGGTCCAgtgcagggggaggggatggCTAGGAAGCCCCATCTCTTTAAGCAATGGAAGTACAGATCTCCCTCTTTCTGGCAGAGTGTGAAGACTGATCTAGTGGCAGCGGGCGGGGTGAGGGGGGGCAGCCGAGGTAGAGGATCCTTCGAAAGGAAGTctaggggaggggcagggacagaAGAATGAACCAACGGGCCTGAAAGGAGTGCTAAGGATAAGGGCTGAGGAGAGGTAGgcaggagatggagaaaagataaGACTGAGGGCGATGACAGACTCCCTGCACCAAGATGGGGCTGAGCGTCCATCATTTGAATGGGAGAGGGCGGGGATGGCTGGAAATCACCTTGGAGTGAAGGAAACACAAGAACGACCTATTAGCAAGTGTTGCATGTTTAAGTGTCTGGGGCTCCGGCCACGGGGTTCGGAACGGTTGACGCTGGGGCCCAGAGTTCCCTCCTACTTATCATAAAAGAGGCTGAGCGAGCATGTAGGTGGTGGGATCTGGGTTTCACAGGAATGGACTTATTTCTCACAAACGACCCCACCAGGTACACTTGATTATTCTCCTTACTTTACAAATAATCCCCTATCTAAGAGGCTAGAGATTTTAAGttatttgcccaaggccaccctcGCCGGTCTCTGATTTGAACGGAGCGTGCTCTGTGACTCACGCCAGATTCTAAGCCACAAAAAGTGCTGTTCTCAGCGTGGGACGGCAGTTAAGGATAAAGAGATCAACATGTGGCTGACCGGAAATTCGCGAagcaagggaaaggaaaggagaaataaactagTGTGGGTCTCAGGGAAGAGGAAGGGCCGAGTTACCAAATCAGAGGGAGCAGAGAGCCGGACCCCGGACCACAGGGAGGACGGGGCCGGACCCCAGAGTCAGAGGGAAAGAAGGGTCGGAACCCCCGAGGTCGGGAGGAAAGCGGGGCTAGATCCACAGGTCAGAGAAAGGAGAGGCCCGAACTCCCGGGGTCGGAAGGAGGAGGGGGCCGGATCCCGGGATCCCCGAGGGCGGGCGGTGAGGCCCGCCGCACGGTTGAGgccgcgcggggcggggcgcggaAGGATCCGGGCAGGCCGTGCTGCGCCACCCCCGGTATATCTGTCCCCAGTCCCCGGGGTCGCCTCATTCCCCATCCTCAGATCATGATCTCTCCTCACACTACCGCGACGCCACCTCAGCCCGCGTAGCCCCGGCCATGGCTCTGTAGCCGCGACCCCTCTGTGCCCCCGGCCAGTCTCCCCGCTCACTGCGCCTGCGCTCTCCGCTCCTGCCTTCTTTCTTCAGCCGAGGCCGCCGCCGCCTCTCCTTTGCGCAGCCATGGAGTGAGTAACCGCTCGCCTCTCCCTCTCCAACGGCCTTTCCCGCCCTTTCGAAGCTCGCGGCCCTCACGACCGGACCTGGGGGGTAGGGAGACGAGACTGAGGAATCACGGTCGCGCAGGCGCAGAAGAGGGAAGACGGGCCGTTCGCGCGCGATCGAGCATGCGCACTCGGCCCGATGGGGGGGAGGGTGCGTTCTTCCAGACAATGTTGGTGTTTAAAGACAGCCCCGGTGCGTTTGCGCCTGCGCACTAGTTCCCAGAGAGGGTGGTGGTTCCCCCCCGCCCTGAATGAGTCTGCGAGCGATTCTCATGCGCATCTGTCCACCAGCGGTAGTACTTCTATGCAAAGGGCGGGCAGTAAGCAGCCGCACGTGCGCACTGACCCCCAGGAGGGCGGAGGCCTGAGGGAGCAATGGGGCCGCTCCGGCGGTGGAGCATGCGCTTTAGCCCTCGGCGAGAGAGCCGCGTGTGGATGGTGGAGAGTGGGGAGCTGTTCTCCGCCTGCAGGCTCCACCCGCCGCCTCCACTTTGCTCATCTTCCCTCAGTTTCATTCAGGCacctgctgggggcgggggggctggtTTAGATTGACAGGGGAGAAGGCGGGATTTAGAAACGACCCGTTTAAGGGGATGGAGCTAGGATAAGAGGCGTCACGGAGGATggggcttgggggggggggggtaaccCACAGTGAGAAGGGGCGGGACTAAGAAAACCATTAGCTGAGGGGATGGGGGCGGGACTTGGAGGGACAGTGGCGATCACCGCAAAATTCAAAGGGAAGGGTGGGATTCGAATGGATGACATTGATGAAGGGGCGGGACAGGGGGGAATTCCCCTGGGAAGAGATTTGAGATGGACTCtagggaggaggtggggcctaAAGGTTGTATTTTAGAGGAAGAGGTGCGGCTGCAAGAAAATTCCCCTGggattgagtttttttttttaatgaaacggAATATTATGCAGTAGGTGGGAGGGACTTAAGGAAATTCCCCTGGGAGACCATAAGGTTTCTGTATTGGAAGAATTGGGTCTGGGGAATTCTGAAGAAAAGTAAGTCGGGCCTAAAGAGAATTCCCTTGGGAGTGGGTGGGGCTCAGATTTGGGGAAAGAAAGGGCAGATTTAGAATTCTGAAAGGGCAAGGAATCCCGGGGCCCTGGGGGTATGGCTCGGTTTCCCCGTGGCTTTGGCAGTAGGTGAGGCTGGCCCCGACCCACTCACTTTTGTGTCACACTCGTAGGTACTCCACTTGTGTCTTGGTGCCTGTCTTCGTCCAGCTGAGTAACCTCCAGAGCCTCCTCCCACTTGTTGGTGCAGCCTTCTCCATTGCCATCCGTGCCCAACGCCCGTGCTGCAGCCATGTCACTCCTGGCGAccctggggctggagctggacAGGACCCTGCTCCCAGCTAGCGGGCTGGGCTGGCTCGTAGACTATGGGAAACtccccctggcccctgcccccctGGGCCCCTATGAGGTCCCTGGGGGAGCCCTGGAGGGCGGGCTTCCAGGGGGGGGAGAGCCCCTGGCAGGTAAGGGCAGGCAAAGAATGGAGGTGGGGTGAGCTgggctgtggggggcaggggagaagaattcattcattcacttttcattcattcagtaagtatCTATTGAGCATGTAtaatatgtcaggcactgtctcaggtgctggggatacagctggAAACAAGAGTGACATgatccctgccctcttggagctcACACTCTactggggagacagacaagagACATATTAAATGATGATGCATGGGGATACGTGGGAAACACTTAGTAGCTGAGCTTAAAAATGACAACAAGGACACGTTTAGAGCGGGGAGCCAGGAAACCCTCTCCAAGGCAGTAACATTTTGGCTGAGACCTAAAGAATGGTAAGGAATGAGCCATGAAAAGGGAAGAGCTTTTCAGGTGGAGGAAACAGCATAGGCAGAGCTCCTGAGGCAGGAAGTGTTTTATTCATTAGTGTATCCCAAATGCTTGGTACATAGTGGGTTTTCAGTAAttaattaaagatgaaacaaggTGTGTTTATGTGTGATTTAGTTTGCCGTTTACGAGTAAACTAGAGGGTAAATCAAGAAACCACAGATGCAGGCTAATCAGTAAAGAGGATGTTGGAATGGTTGAAGAAATGGCTGGTTGACTGTTTTGTTGTTTGGGTCATTGGTTGGTTGACTGGTTCATTGATTGTTTGGCTAACTGGTCGGTTAGTTGGCTGGTCTGTTGGTCTGTTGACTGGTTTGATGATTCGTTGATCGGTTGGTTGACTGATTGGCTGGTTGGTGGTTTTACTCAACGAATGGGACGAATGAGGTAGTTGTGAGTGGGACCTGGCTGGGTGGAGGCTTAGGAACTCAAGGAGCTTTCTGTCCCTCTCCAATCCTCCAGGCGACGGCTTCTCTGACTGGATGACCGAGCGGGTCGACTTTACAGCCCTCCTCCCTCTGGAGCCCCCCTTGCCCTCAggtgccctccccccaccttccccacccccacctgacCTGGAAGCTATGGCCTCCCTCCTCAAGAAGGAGCTGGAGCAAATGGAAGACTTCTTCCTTGATGCCCCACTCCTCCCAccgtcctccccacccccgacaCAGCCAGCACCggcaccctccctctccctccccctccccctgcccacctttgacctccccccgccccctgccccggaCACCCTCGACTTGCTGGCCATCTACTGCCGCAGTGAGGCCGCGCAGGAGGACTCGGGGTTGGCGCCCCTGTCCCCCCCACCGcaaccccctcctcctcctcctcaaccctcccgccccaccccctaccccaatCCTGCCGCCACCCGAGGGGACCGCAAGCAAAAGAAGAGAGACCAGAACAAGTCAGCAGCTCTGAGGTACCGCCAGAGGAAGCGTGCAGAGGGCGAGGCCCTGGAGGGCgagtgccaggggctggaggcccGGAACCGGGAGCTGAGGGAGAGGGCTGAGTCGGTGGAGCGGGAGATCCAGTACGTCAAGGATCTGCTCATCGAAGTGTACAAGGCTCGAAGCCAGAGGACCCGGAGCAGCTAGCTGGGCGGGGTCTTCAGGCCATAGCGGGGGTGCTGGTCTTCAGCTGTGGCTCACTTCTGTTTCTGGGGCTGAGGTGGGAGGTCCCCAGTCATCCGCCTGCCTCTGGCTGCCTTCcaaacctccccctccccctctccatcctcccgccttccccctccttctccctccccctccccctcttcccccttcctcctccttctccctctccctccccccctccccttttatccttgcctcctttcctGTCCATTCTGAATttgctcccctcctccctccccagaatCATGGAATGTTTGGCCTTAGTCAACATCTATACCCTTCAACTAACAGCTGAGGAACAGAGGCCCATGGGGAATTGGGGGGGCCGGGGAGAGCTTGGAAACCTGGTCTCTCAAGCAGGGAAGTGAGGCCAGGAATCTCTGCAGAACGTCTATGCAAAGGAGGACAGGGAAGCCATCTGGAAACTAAGTCAGGGAGGGCTTTAAGAAAGGTGCCCGTAGAATACAAGCAAAATAAGCCAAGTGACCTTGGGGAACTACATTTGGGGGTGGAACCAAAAGGTGGCTGAGTTCACAGAGCAGGTGGATAAGTGGGCAGCTGGGGAGGTGGGCGGGTGAGGGGAATGGCCATAATGGGTGACTGGGTGTTCATTTTAGCTCTGGGAGGAAATCAGTGTTTTGTgaaggtgctgggggaggggctgcatcTAGGTGAGGGAGGGCGGGGACTGATCCTTTCTGGGGGTTGTgagtggaaataaaatgaagaatttccTCTGGCTGTGCGTCTTGTCTTTGAGAGGAGAAGTTGCTCGGAGGGCAGTCTTAGACCAAAGATGATAATGATAGTAATGGAAATAACATAATACTTACGGTCAagcacacacactgacacacggTCAAGGCCAAGATGGGACTGATTGACTGGTAAAGGTACAAGACCCACTTTTAGCTTCCATTTGTTACTTACATAGAcagggaaaagagagaatagCCAAAGGTGCGAGCTCCCCGTGGTTCTTGTCACCAAAAAGGGTGACACCAAAAGGGGCTGGATGGCTGCAGCACAGTTGTGGGGTACCCTGTGATGAAGAGCCAGCTGTCTGAGCAAAGCTTCCCAGGGGAAGTCGGGAGGAAGTGGGAGGTGGCCTGGTAGCCATGGCGGAGACATTCAGCTACATCTGTTTTTTGAAGGCTTATTGTGTACCAAGTGCTATTTTAAGCATTTTGCATGATTATTTCAGTCAACCCAAAAGGAAGGTATTGTTAGGTTTTGGATGAATAACCACAAACACTCATTCCATCTGTGTGGTCTCTGCCGGGCGCTGGCTGGGAGAGGAAGGGCTGGTCACATAGTGGTGAACAAAGTCATGTTTTCTGCCACTGTGGAACCTACATTCCGGTTGGGGAGACAGAGGTGATATAACTTGACCAAGTGTATTAGTTATAaatgcttttggctgcaagtaacagcaGACCTGCCCATCAGTGGTGTACACATTTAGTTTTTTCCACAGAAGTCTAGAGGGAGGCTGCTGCTGTTACCGAGGTCTCTCTGATTCTCTTGGCTTTTACATCATGGTCACAGGATGGAGGCCGCAGCTCCAGGCATTGTATCTAAATTTGAGACAGGAGGTCAAATCTTTCCTAGCTGACTCTGGTAGATTTCTGCTTACATCTCATTGTCTAGAGCTATGTTACATGGGTACTCCTAGCTGTAagaatggaatatgattcagccttaaaaaggaaggaaattttaacacatgctacaacatggatgaaccttgaggacattatgctaagtgaaataagccagtcacaaaagatagtgtatgattccacttatatgaggtactatTCAAGGTCCTCAAGTTTCaaccagaagtagaattgttgaatcaaatggaaattctatttttaattttttgaggaaatgcccAACTgtgttccacagtggctgcaccattttacattcccactaacagtacacaagggttccagtttctccaatCCTTGCCaacttattcttttccttttttttttttttttttttttaatattgagttggccaaaaggttcatcatggaaaaaacccgaacgaactttttggccaacccaatagtagcCATTCCTGATGGTTGTGTGGTGTACgcctaaaatttttaattcaaaaagaatcaagGAGTGTATTCAAATATACTGTCGATTAAGGTATTTACTTGATTTACCAAAGACCACATAACAGAGGCTTTAGTGAGATGGATTGATTTTCTCATGTAAATATCCACACTGGTAGATGGGGCAGGGACTAGGTCGGCCCTACCTGCTGAGGTGATCCATGGACCCAGGTTCCTTCtatcttgttgctccacatctccCAGCTCTGGTCCTCAAACTTGAttgtgcatcagaatcccctggagggttTATGGAAACACAGTCCTGGGCCCCatgccccagagtttctgattcagcaggtcttggatggggcctgagaatttgcctCTCTCACAAAGCCCCAGGTGCCACTGCTGCAGCTACAGTTGGTCTGGGGACCACAATTTGGGAACCATTCTCCTAAAGTGTCAGCCTCTTCAAGACGGTTGAACCCAAGTCATCATCACTATAACTTTGTTACAGCAAGCAGGAAAGGGCAAAGAGATACTGGAGAGCAAGCAGCCTCCTTTTAAGGACCCTCCTTTTAAGGATGTGAGCTGGGAGCTTTCCACAACTTTTCTGCTCCTTTCCTTTGGCTGGAAATTTGTCACGTGGGCACACCTACCTGcaaaggagcctgggaaatgtagtctctaGATGGGTGGTCATTTTCTCAGCCAGAGCCTAGGTGGTCCTATTaccaaaaggaaaaggggaaaatggaTGTTAGGGAGTCTGGTCATTAAGATAGAATTAAGAGAGTCAGCCAGGGTCAGGAATACAGGGATACAGGAGCTTCTAGGCCAGCAGTTCCCAATGCTGTCTGGGGACCTCAGGGTCCCCAAGGCACTTTCAGGTATTTTACAAagttaaaactattttcatagtaatagtaagatgttatttgcctccctctctccctctccctctctctctctctctctctctggaatttTCCAGAGGTTATGTGATGTATGACATCGTTACTCTGACGGCTAATggaatatgtgtttgtgtattctCGATTTAAAAGTTTTGCAATTTTAATTGATAAAACTgaaacaggaaggaaaggaacagggcacaacctttaaaaggaTGACATaaccataggacatgacaaaaactggttagaactaactaggtccaagatggcagaagatttgacttccagtggaccttgagcctcattatatgctcattgtaatacattagcatatgcttaatgacacacccaccagggCCATGACAGTTCagaggctgaccataaaaggccaaaaagtggggaGTGGCTCAACTCCTGGAAATCTCCGCCTCTTCCCCAAAATACTTGGAATAATCCTGCCACTCATTAGCctgtgaaattacccagcccataaaaactaaccaccccatatttcagggcttcttgccttctgagatggtccACACTCTGTCTGCGgactgtgtttctctctaaataaatccacttcttacctatcactttgtctctcactgaatttttTCTGAAacgagacatcaagaacctgagcttcattaagtcctctgagaccaggtgtgtgatctcaattaaaagactgtGGATTCAAGTCCCACTCTGGATTTTggccgggtttgagtcctggcacGTGGGActataaatattgatagatataacccatgcaaacaaaagttctttggggtctctgttattttttttttttttttttttaaactttgggtttatttatttatttatttattcattcatggctgtgttgggtcttcgtttctgtgcgagggctttctctagttggcgcaagtgggggccattcttcatcgcggtgcgcgggcctctcattattgcggcctctcttgttgcggagcacaggctccagacgcgcaggctcagtaattgtgcctcacgggcctagttgctccgcggcatgtgggatcttcccagaccagggctcgaacccgtgtcccctgcattggcaggcagattctcaaccactgcaccaccagggaagcccggggtctCTGTTATTTATCTAAGAGTGCAAAGGGGTCCCTGAGACCAAAAAGCGTGAGAACTGCtgtgttcttatttatttctacttaaaTTCAAGTCTCGACACTTGGGCCAGCCAGGTGTTGTGAACTGGGGCTGAAATTCCACCTGAGGGCTGACCTGTCCTAAGGGGCAGGTTTTGCCCTTCTCCACCCGACAGTAAAGCATAGTTATTTGTGACAGTGCTGACATTTACCTGAGCCTTATGCGTCTGGACAACAGAGAAGAAATCCCCTGCCCTGCACCCCACCGCCCCCAACTTTTGCTTTCCAGGAAACGGCTTCCTGCAAAGAAGCACCCTTCCCCATATGACTTAGATAAGACCCATGGATGAGCCCCTTGTTGACCTAAGACAAGGCAACACACAGATCCtccaaatttccattttttggACTCATAAACGATTAGCTGTTTTGCCCGCCATGGATCAGTTGGCACAAAATGCTTGTTAACCAAACCTAAGTTAAGTCTCCCACCACATCCCTTCCAGAATTTTGGTCCATCCTTAGCCTGAGCCCTAATACAACCTCTGAATAGGGTGGCCTCAGGATAAACCATTCTCTCTGATCTACTGTTCTAGCAACCTATCTTGTCATCCCACTTCCCCACATCTCGTTCTTTCTAGCCTTGTTTACTCCtctctataaaagaaaaactctGTTGCCTGACCCTTGTGCAGCTTGCAAATCTTACCGCGGTTTTCCTGATTATAATAATGCCTCTCCCATTGCAATAGCCCCTCCTCTGCTTTGCAGTAATCCGTTCGAAGAAAGTCTTTCTTTACCAagtctgaattgtttttcattgaggtgaaattcacataacatgtaattaaccatttaaaagtgaacaattcagtgacatttagttcACACAATGTTGcacaaccaccacctctatctagttccaaaacatttccatcatgcCAAAATATAGCCCCATGCCCTTTAAGCAGTTACTTTACATGCACGCTCtccctccaatttttttttaaagttatttatttatttatttatttatttttggctgcgttgagtcttcgttagtgcttgcgggctttctgtagttgcggcgagcgggggctactcttccttgtggcgcaagggcttaattgctccgcggcatgtgcgatcttcccagaccagggctcgaaccggtgtcccctgcattggcaggcagattcttaaccactgcgccaccagggaagtcccaagggtcaTCTTTTAGATGCCCCACTTGGGGACCTCTTTTACTTCATTATCCTTCATCTCTTGGTGCTGAGCAcagcaagattaaaaaaaaaagaataggaaaaatacATCTCTGAGAAGCTGTGACCACAGCCCAGACTTACTGTGGATATTCACCCTGGGTACTCGTAGTTGGGGGGACAGGGACCCTCAGAGCTCGAACTTAGTTTAAAGCATCCCTGACTGGTGTTGCTACCTAGCAGAAGTAAACGCAAATGTCAAAGCCCaagttcggggcttccctggtggcgcagtggttgagaatctgcctgccaatgcaggggacacgggttcgagccctggtctgggaagatcccacgtgccgcggagcaactaggcccgtgagccacaactactgagcctgcgcgtctggagcctgtgctccgcaacaagagaggccacgatagtgagaggcccgcacaccgcgatgaagagtggcccccgcttgccacaactagagaaagccctcgcacagaaacgaagacccaacacagccaaaataaataaataaaatgaggaatcaattaaaaaaaaaaagcccaagttCAAGTTTGCTTGAAGCAGCCAAGGCCCTCAAAACAAATTATCTTTAGTGCTAACTCCCCTCTGGCATTCCTGTGGATTTTGGCTTGGGCGGTCCTTGACAATTGTTGCTCAGAAGATGATTTTCATATTCTATCTGTCACCTTTATGCAGATTTAAGAAGGATGGTTTGTTTGAACAATCTAGAATAGGCACAGACTCTTGATCTCCATCTCTGATTCGTTTTGTTACCTATGAAGACTTGCAATTTtaagcccagaaaaaaaaaaaaaaaagcccgagCTCTGGAATGTCAATAATTTACATTGTACATgacaagaaaaccacaggccagtGCAGCTCGATCTTATCAGCAAACAAGGAGAAAGAACTAAATTAAACTTGACTTAATAACAGTGAAATTAGGAGAACTTAGTGCTTTTTCTCCTCCAGAAATGAGGCAGAAGGTGGCACTGCACATccaagctgtgtggccttgaacaGGCGtctttgcctctctgagcttAGGTTCCTTATCTTGAAGTCAGGCATGGCAATGCTGGACCTGAGAGGTAGTACAAATGTGGAGAGAAATCACGAGGAATTTGGAAAGAGTTGGATCTGGGAACTAACCCTTTCTCCATCATAATCTTTCTTTGTGAGCTGAAAAAAATGGTGCAGATGGGCACCCATTATAGAGTTGGATATCAATTTAAAGGATTCTGACCAGTGTTTAAAGATATgaatagaacagaatataaaataCCATGTATCACAGAGTGGTATTTTGTGAAACTATGTTGATGTGAAATCATATCTTACTTTGCAACACGGTCAGAAAAGTTTGGAAGCCAAAGTTATGAAGCACCCAGTATCAAATACTGATTTTCAGACAACTGCCCACCCGCTATCAACTCCCTTTCAAAGATGCCGATTCCACCACGCCCAAAGCAAACGGTCCTGGTCTCCCGGCGGCTCTGTCTTAGCAGGACTCCGCCGCCAGGCGGCGCCCGTGCCACGCTGTGAGGGGGTTAACCTCCAACCTCGATTCAGCCCAAGCCCGTGATTTCCTTGGGGTCCCCTCTCGCCCCGAGGATCCGGTTTACTGGGACTAGAAGCCCTGACCACGAATAGAATTCCCAGAACAGAGAGCGGCAGGAGGGCGCAGGTGGTCACGAAGGGATGTGGCCATCCTCAAATATCCACTCATCTCTTCATTCCACAATGTTTGTTAAATGCCTCTGTGCACCTCCCAGAGCTCACATCCCGGTATGGGAGGACGGGTGAGACCTCAAATTCACCACCCTGCCGGTACAGGAAGGCCTCCCCGCCTAGTCTGGTGCGGGACAACCCGGGGTGGAACCCAggcggctgtgtgaccttgggcagcttgcttagcctctctgtgcctcaatttcctctgctctaaaatgggactaatagCACCTACTTGATAGAGCTGTCTGAgcattaaattagttaatatttgtaaatcacgTTGAAGGGCCTGGTGTGTTTGTTAAACCAATTGCTAAaaattcccactttacagaagagaaaactgaggatcagagtaGGGGAGTGAATCACCAAAGCCACATTTCCCCACCTAGGGAGATCTCTGAGTTGAGTCCATTGATCTTGATTCCATGCCCAGAGGTTTTCCTCGGCATTGTGCTTGGGGTAGAAGTAAACCCAGTTCCCTTGGCATAgttggtgggggcggggaggggggagctgCCAAAGCCAGTGAAATACTCCAAAGGAGCCCAGGGTCCAACTAGACAACAGTTAGTACTGGAGTCACAGCTGAATCTAGCATGGGGCCCTGTCTCTGGGTCAGTGGAATAGCCAGACaagtaaataaatcattttcttaCAATGAACGACATCCAGATTGCAGTAAAGACATAAAGAGAAAGTAATGTGAGCTGGTCAATAAGTGTTATGGAGCTACACTGCCTCTTCAGTACTGAACTGTGATAAATTATGAAGTAAAGTTGGGCGTGGCATTAGCCCTCCTTCAGGAGAAGGGATCTAACAGGGCCAGAAGGCAAAGGCCAGTTACATTAACAGGTCCCAAGATTCCTGTATCACCTACGTATGCAGCTCTGTGGTCTTGCCCTGAATGTTCAACCATGTTCAAGTTCCACTTGGAGTTCCCAATGACCATCTGACCAAGTGTACTGGGTTGGATAGTGTCTCCTCCACATTTACGTTCTTTCCAGAGCCCCAGAATGTGACTTTGTTTGGAAATAgtgtcattgcagatgtaattggttaagatgaggtcatattacTGTAGGGTGGGTCATTCATCCCATATAACtgatgtccttacaagaagaaaagaaacacagagacagacatgcagCGAGAGGCcaagtgaagacagaggcagggatgcatccacaagccaagggatgccagagattgccagcagccaccagaagctggaagagacaaggaagggtcCTTCCCTAGAGACTTCAGAGAGAGGAGAGCCCTGCCGACAccatgattttggacttctagcctccagaactgtgagaaaatacatttctgttattttaagcacCACAGTTTGTGGTGCTTTATTACAGTAGTGCTAGGAAAATAATCCACCAGGGGGTAAATGACTCAGTCCTGTTTCATAGCTAGTTTGACTTACTATGTTGACAATAGCCAGAAATGTGCTGTTTCTGTATTAGTGGCCCTgaggacttaaaaaaattatgttaaaaatacaaaatatatagcagcactgtttacagtagcaagacagggaagcaacctaaatgtccatcgacagatga
This region of Balaenoptera acutorostrata chromosome 19, mBalAcu1.1, whole genome shotgun sequence genomic DNA includes:
- the ATF5 gene encoding cyclic AMP-dependent transcription factor ATF-5; amino-acid sequence: MSLLATLGLELDRTLLPASGLGWLVDYGKLPLAPAPLGPYEVPGGALEGGLPGGGEPLAGDGFSDWMTERVDFTALLPLEPPLPSGALPPPSPPPPDLEAMASLLKKELEQMEDFFLDAPLLPPSSPPPTQPAPAPSLSLPLPLPTFDLPPPPAPDTLDLLAIYCRSEAAQEDSGLAPLSPPPQPPPPPPQPSRPTPYPNPAATRGDRKQKKRDQNKSAALRYRQRKRAEGEALEGECQGLEARNRELRERAESVEREIQYVKDLLIEVYKARSQRTRSS